In Dreissena polymorpha isolate Duluth1 chromosome 11, UMN_Dpol_1.0, whole genome shotgun sequence, the genomic window ATTTTTCATCTTATTTAATTTAAGCTAAATAATACTGCTGTATTGGAAAACCAGGCAAAATGCAAGTGCGAAAAGTATCTCCAATGATTAGcgcatgcagtctgcacaggctaatgagggaagacactttccagtTTTactgaatttttagtttaaagacagtctcttgtGAGCGAAAATATATTCTAGACGGAAAGAGTTGTCACATATTAGCCTTATTgtattgcacaggctagtctgggacgacactttacactgcacaggctagtctgggacgacactttacacacaagcattaagtctGGTATATCCAGAGAAAGGCTCATACATACTCTTTACAGCGAACAATGCCAGATCTTTTTACTAAAACGACGTAACAAATCTAAATAGTACTAGATTTTCTTTTTTGCTATTATCACTATAAAAATATCAAGGCAACATGAAAATGAACACAATTGAGAACAGACTATTagtataaattttaacaaaacattccatcactctcacatacatgtatgtgtcatTTTCATTTAACCCTTAACAAAGGTTAAAGCTTAAATTTACTTCCTTATACCAACTTCCGTACAAACAAGAAAAAGCATTATGACTGAAGGTCTTTCAATAACCTCATTTGACAGCTTAAAATTATAATTCTGAAATATTGCACAAGAacttaatacaaaatattttgatatcCAATGAAAAGCACAAATTCCTGAATAAATTGATTGGACAAGGTTGGAATGTCACTGGGAAACTTCTGCACTCCTTGTTTGAGCAAGATCACCACCAGTTAGCCCCACACTAGATATAGGAAGGACCCCAGGGTCCACATGTTTAGACTGTTGACTTTCAACAGAGAGAATTTTAATAGGGTCTATAAGCTTTAAATGTGCTTCAGTGGAATTAGTCTTTAAACTGAGATCAGTTTTATCTAGCTCACAAACACTATGCTCTGCAACAGAATGATCAAGTCTTGATTTCTTTAAAGGTGGAATATAACTATTCTCTGGAAGTCCATTGTTGGCACCTATGTTCTCAACCTCAGCAGCCTTGTGTATAGGTGTCTCAGGCATGATACAAGGTATGGTGGTGGTGGCAGTGTTAAAGTCAACTCCGGGGTGAATGGGTTGGAATGCAGACCCCTTCTCGGAGTCGCCCCGTGCCCCTGGGTCCGGATGTGCAGGGGGCTTGAGGTGGTTACGTTTGGGGTCCCCGTAAAGCAGGGAATGGACGGGGCTGGCTGACCGGTCCCTGTTGGGTAACGATGGCGCCGAGGATTCCTGCTCATCTAGGAAACGCTCCATGTAATCCCTGCAATATAGGTACCAATATCAGCAAGATGTTCATAGTGCAGTTTTATCTCAGACTTACATACACAAGTTctaataatttcataaaaaattaaaaactcaggaatttacatgtccacaaaattgtcattttaaaataaaccaaaagaTTTCATGCCGACAAATATTCAATGATTTTGCAGTATAAACAAATGGTCAGGTGTTTGTAAAATAGGGAAAATGTGCATGGCATTGTTTTACACAAAAAGTAAG contains:
- the LOC127850052 gene encoding mesoderm induction early response protein 2-like: MIDSEVEKYLEEIHLQCLQTAIGVHAVPTGAHVRDDEQALYLLLQCGHNKEEALRRRKMQAIPATDPMSLWSEEECSNFETGLRFYGKDFYMIHQNKVKTRSVGELVQFYYLWKKTERHDIFANKTRLEKRRYTLHPGVTDYMERFLDEQESSAPSLPNRDRSASPVHSLLYGDPKRNHLKPPAHPDPGARGDSEKGSAFQPIHPGVDFNTATTTIPCIMPETPIHKAAEVENIGANNGLPENSYIPPLKKSRLDHSVAEHSVCELDKTDLSLKTNSTEAHLKLIDPIKILSVESQQSKHVDPGVLPISSVGLTGGDLAQTRSAEVSQ